TGTAGTGTTTAACATTAAACTTTCCTCTTTATAGGTCAGGCTACCGAAATTCCATTCCATTTTAACTATAAAAATGGAGGAATTATGTCAGACAATTTTAATGAACCAAAGAAACGAAAGCCGAAACGAATGTTCACGGCAGAAGAAAAAAAACGAATTGTTGAAGAGTTTTTAGAGTCAGGTTTACCAGCAATCAAATTCGCACCTAAATACGATATTGTCATGGAAACACTTTCAAAGTGGAAACAAGATTATAAACGTGCACAACAAAATCCTACTTCAAGCACGAAATTAAATGCTAAAAGAGGCGGCCCTTATAATGAAGATCTTAGGCGGCAGGCAGTGGAAGCTTATCGAAAAAGTGGATTATCTCAAAAAGATTTTTCAAAAATTTGGGGAGTTGCTGAAGTCACTCTTGGAAGATGGAATTCTTTATATGAAAAGTATGGCCCTAAAGGTTTAGAAGGAAGTATTTTTCAAGATACATTCAGAAAATATAAAGAGCGTCATCACAAACGCATTTCTGAAGCACTTCAAAAAGAAATTATTAAAACTAAATTAGATAATCCAACTTTTGGACTTAGAAAAGTTAAAGACTTCCTTCATCGATTTGATGGATTAAAAGTTTCAACAGGTACAATTAGAAAAACTTTAGTTGAAGAAAACATACCATTAATAAAAGTCGTCAAAAAACGCAGGCGTTCTTCGGATAAAATTAGAAGGTTTGAGCGAGCTCGTGCTATGCAATTATGGCAAACGGATATTACAAGTTATGTGTTAGCAAGACATAGTCAAAGAGTGTATCTCACAGTTTTTTTAGATGATAACAGCAGATACATTGTCGCCTGGAGTTTACAGTTAAGACAGACTGGTGAGTTCGTTATGAACTGTGTTCAAGATGGAATTCAAAAATTTGGAAAGCCACAAGAAATTTTAACTGATCAAGGAAGACAATATTTTAGTTGGCGTGGAAAAAGTGAATTTCAACATATGCTTGATAAAGAAGGAATTAAGCATGTCGTCGCAAGAAGCCATCACCCACAGACAGTTGGAAAGTGTGAAAGACTTTGGGAGACGATAGCTCAAGAGTTTTGGAACAGAGCTCGTCCACAAGAATTATCAGAAGCGCAGGAAAGATTAAAGCATTACATTGATCATTATAATCATTTTCGACCACATCAAGGCATTGATGGCATGACTCCAGCTGATCGATTCTTTGGAGTAGAAAGTGAAATAAGAAAGATTTTAGAAGAGTCAATTGCTGAAAACGCACTTCGAATGGCCTTAGATGAAAAACCAAAATCCCCAGTATTTTTAGTCGGACAAATTGATGGAAAAAGCGTTTCTCTTCACGGTGAAAATGGGCATCTCATTTTCCAATCAAAAGAAGGTCTCGTTAGTAAACTTGGAGAAAAACTTAATTTAAAAAATTTAGAAGGACAATATAATGGAAACAAAGCAGAGGAAAGAGAAGAAGCATTCGAAAAGAAAGCTTCAGATGATGGAGAAGCCAGCGAT
This window of the Bacteriovorax sp. PP10 genome carries:
- a CDS encoding IS3 family transposase, with protein sequence MSDNFNEPKKRKPKRMFTAEEKKRIVEEFLESGLPAIKFAPKYDIVMETLSKWKQDYKRAQQNPTSSTKLNAKRGGPYNEDLRRQAVEAYRKSGLSQKDFSKIWGVAEVTLGRWNSLYEKYGPKGLEGSIFQDTFRKYKERHHKRISEALQKEIIKTKLDNPTFGLRKVKDFLHRFDGLKVSTGTIRKTLVEENIPLIKVVKKRRRSSDKIRRFERARAMQLWQTDITSYVLARHSQRVYLTVFLDDNSRYIVAWSLQLRQTGEFVMNCVQDGIQKFGKPQEILTDQGRQYFSWRGKSEFQHMLDKEGIKHVVARSHHPQTVGKCERLWETIAQEFWNRARPQELSEAQERLKHYIDHYNHFRPHQGIDGMTPADRFFGVESEIRKILEESIAENALRMALDEKPKSPVFLVGQIDGKSVSLHGENGHLIFQSKEGLVSKLGEKLNLKNLEGQYNGNKAEEREEAFEKKASDDGEASDADQDSLASSERGSEEDGIYEWNDNARILGGKTHEDRSRESIEHTTDKIVADVSTSFERDVGGSFETTNDKGEGYEREARERCESFAEEDCRAGEDDRNAGSSDRDFSRDAGMSDNRSDGRYSTEGEDNCKEDTATSSRERSGFFYWRKDEK